One Fusobacterium ulcerans DNA segment encodes these proteins:
- a CDS encoding DMT family transporter, which translates to MNKGITMAVMSSLTFSIMNVLVKLVSTRIPSSEITFFRGLIGTILVLIFMKVQKVKFSNKENKILYLRGLLGGIYMLTYFYAISKLKLGDVSILVQLSGVFVVIFSSIFLKEKLQPKTYIFILAIIIGTCIIINPLKFSSYSQYAIFGILAAAFSGAASITIRYLARSGLHHNYEIMFFFLFISTIVAIPLMYSNFIIPNTKELIILIIIGGISFIAQIFLTGAFSHQNAVIVEFVRYIGIFINNLWGFIIFKETITLQSIIGGTIIVISTILLSKTQKDK; encoded by the coding sequence ATGAATAAAGGAATAACAATGGCAGTTATGTCATCACTTACTTTCAGTATTATGAATGTTTTAGTAAAATTAGTAAGTACAAGAATTCCCTCTTCTGAAATTACATTTTTTAGAGGTCTAATTGGGACTATTCTTGTCTTAATATTTATGAAAGTTCAAAAAGTAAAATTTTCCAATAAGGAAAATAAAATATTATATTTACGGGGATTACTAGGTGGGATTTATATGCTGACATACTTCTATGCCATATCAAAATTGAAATTAGGAGATGTATCTATACTAGTTCAATTATCTGGAGTTTTTGTTGTAATCTTTTCTTCAATTTTTCTTAAAGAGAAGCTACAGCCTAAAACATATATTTTTATTCTTGCTATAATTATTGGAACCTGTATAATTATAAATCCTTTAAAATTTTCTTCATATTCCCAATATGCAATATTTGGCATATTAGCAGCAGCTTTTTCTGGAGCAGCATCTATTACAATAAGATATTTAGCTAGATCAGGATTGCACCATAATTATGAAATTATGTTTTTTTTCCTCTTTATATCAACAATAGTTGCTATTCCATTGATGTACTCAAATTTTATAATTCCCAATACCAAAGAACTTATTATTTTAATCATAATTGGGGGTATTTCTTTTATTGCACAAATATTTTTAACAGGTGCATTCTCACATCAAAATGCAGTTATTGTTGAATTTGTGAGATATATAGGAATTTTTATAAATAATTTATGGGGATTTATTATTTTTAAAGAAACAATTACACTGCAATCTATTATTGGAGGTACCATTATAGTAATATCAACAATCTTATTATCAAAAACTCAGAAAGATAAATAA
- a CDS encoding coproporphyrinogen-III oxidase family protein — protein sequence MKKNLLLFDKRLKSHHDSNSLINKYIKSERADKESFELMLQEEPDSRKKAIYVHTPYCDKICSFCNLNRKQIDGSLDSYAQYIADEFDKYGQTNYFKKSEFEVIFFGGGTPTVYKPHQLEIILESIKKNVTLAEDYEFTFETTLHNLTEEKLEVMMKYGVNRLSVGIQTFSDRGRVFYNRTYGKEEVVERLKKLKAFFKGDVCVDIIYNFPDETLEEVIEDARLVKELELSSASFYSLMVHDGSKLSKDIEAEKVKLEEDMKKDYLLYQHFVDEMLREDKYHVLELTKIAKNDGDNYKYIKVRNTGGDTFPIGVGAGGSVNGVGVYRMNKEMSFYSKQTDYHERFSRLSGFMQFPVINKADVKDILSEEEYKHFAEKMKDYQSKGLLNEKEDSFVLTQDGIFWGNNISSDIIIYVMEQLFNK from the coding sequence ATGAAAAAAAATTTACTGCTGTTTGATAAAAGATTAAAATCTCATCACGACAGTAATAGTTTGATTAACAAATATATCAAAAGTGAAAGAGCTGATAAAGAAAGCTTTGAACTGATGTTACAGGAGGAACCTGACAGCAGAAAAAAGGCTATTTATGTACATACACCATATTGCGATAAGATATGTTCTTTTTGTAATCTTAACAGAAAGCAAATAGATGGGAGTCTGGATTCATACGCTCAATACATAGCTGATGAATTTGATAAATATGGACAGACTAATTATTTTAAAAAGAGTGAATTTGAAGTAATATTTTTTGGTGGGGGAACACCTACTGTGTATAAACCACATCAACTTGAAATAATACTTGAAAGTATAAAGAAAAATGTTACTTTAGCTGAAGACTATGAGTTTACATTTGAAACTACACTGCATAACCTTACTGAAGAAAAGCTGGAAGTTATGATGAAATATGGAGTAAATAGATTAAGTGTAGGAATTCAGACATTTTCTGACAGAGGAAGGGTATTCTATAACAGAACTTATGGAAAAGAAGAAGTTGTAGAAAGACTTAAAAAGCTAAAAGCATTTTTTAAGGGAGATGTATGTGTGGATATTATATATAATTTCCCTGATGAAACTTTGGAAGAAGTGATAGAAGATGCAAGACTTGTAAAAGAATTGGAACTGAGCAGTGCAAGTTTCTATTCTTTGATGGTACATGATGGCTCAAAACTATCTAAAGATATTGAGGCAGAAAAAGTAAAATTAGAAGAAGATATGAAAAAAGATTATCTTCTATATCAGCACTTTGTAGATGAGATGTTGAGAGAAGATAAATATCATGTTTTAGAGCTGACTAAAATAGCTAAAAATGATGGAGATAATTATAAATACATCAAAGTTAGAAATACAGGGGGAGATACATTCCCAATAGGTGTTGGAGCAGGGGGATCAGTAAATGGTGTTGGAGTTTACAGAATGAATAAAGAGATGTCATTCTACTCAAAACAAACTGATTATCATGAGAGATTCTCAAGACTTTCTGGATTTATGCAGTTTCCAGTAATAAATAAGGCAGATGTAAAAGATATTTTATCTGAGGAAGAGTATAAACATTTTGCTGAAAAAATGAAAGATTACCAAAGCAAAGGACTGCTTAATGAAAAAGAAGATTCATTTGTACTTACACAAGATGGGATATTCTGGGGAAATAATATTTCAAGTGATATCATAATCTATGTAATGGAACAGCTTTTCAATAAATAA
- a CDS encoding adhesion protein FadA gives MKKIITLIGTLLITISAFSASTVDFEAQMKSLEKEYQLLLKKEDQRYAQERQIAETASSVLTGQKDLYKSVNASLNELQQMGKYVFYKDEYNQLVAKYQTILSDIQKSMNDQQMIIDNFKQIQLEKEGNK, from the coding sequence ATGAAAAAAATAATAACATTAATAGGTACTCTGCTTATAACTATTTCAGCTTTCTCTGCTTCTACAGTCGATTTTGAAGCTCAAATGAAGTCTCTGGAAAAAGAATATCAGCTTCTTTTAAAGAAAGAAGACCAAAGATATGCTCAAGAAAGGCAAATAGCAGAAACAGCATCTAGTGTCCTTACAGGGCAAAAAGATCTTTATAAAAGCGTAAATGCCAGTCTTAATGAATTACAGCAAATGGGAAAATATGTTTTTTATAAAGATGAATACAATCAGCTTGTAGCAAAATACCAGACTATATTATCAGATATACAAAAATCTATGAATGATCAGCAAATGATAATTGATAATTTTAAACAAATTCAACTGGAAAAAGAAGGAAATAAATAA
- a CDS encoding nicotianamine synthase family protein yields the protein MNNNLIFQLKVIRFKISEALKLYEKTGEKDNFLKECIEELCSFILNEKNYMDFILSSENNLIKNLIRDIRDRAAEALGILEKIEAKNILNEENTAFKYGDELALAVKREIEDYKILKSSKVLLIGSGAMPITAYTIFKETAAHITCVDIDSEALNLSKKVTDKLGIQGVYFEGDIEAVEIEKFSHIIIASLVQKKCELVDYVSQKINNDAKIILRYGNEIKEAFNFPLCIKEINDFTKTVIRDKSFIYDTLLLERM from the coding sequence ATGAATAATAATTTAATATTTCAATTAAAAGTTATAAGATTTAAAATATCAGAGGCCTTAAAATTATATGAAAAGACTGGAGAGAAAGATAATTTTTTAAAAGAATGTATTGAAGAGCTATGTTCTTTCATCTTAAATGAAAAAAATTACATGGATTTTATTTTAAGTTCTGAAAACAATTTAATAAAAAACCTTATAAGAGATATCAGAGACAGAGCAGCTGAGGCTTTGGGAATTTTGGAAAAAATAGAGGCAAAAAATATTTTAAATGAAGAAAATACTGCATTTAAATATGGAGATGAACTGGCTTTAGCTGTAAAACGTGAGATTGAAGATTACAAAATTTTAAAATCTTCAAAAGTTTTATTAATAGGTTCTGGTGCAATGCCCATAACAGCTTATACTATTTTTAAAGAAACAGCAGCTCACATTACATGTGTTGATATAGATTCAGAAGCTCTTAATTTATCTAAAAAAGTTACAGACAAATTAGGGATTCAAGGAGTTTATTTTGAAGGAGATATAGAGGCTGTAGAAATAGAAAAATTTTCTCATATAATTATAGCTTCTTTAGTTCAAAAAAAATGTGAATTAGTAGATTATGTATCTCAAAAAATAAATAATGATGCAAAAATCATTTTGAGATATGGCAATGAAATCAAGGAAGCTTTTAATTTTCCGTTGTGTATAAAAGAGATAAACGATTTTACCAAGACTGTAATTAGAGATAAAAGCTTTATATATGATACTTTACTGCTAGAAAGGATGTAA
- the nagE gene encoding N-acetylglucosamine-specific PTS transporter subunit IIBC, with protein sequence MFSYLQKIGKALMVPVAVLPAAAILLGLGYWIDPVGWGGESVLAAFFIKSGGAIIDNMPILFAIGVAFGMSKDKNGSAALAGLVSFLVVTTLLSPGAVGMIKGIPANEVPAGFSKINNQFTGILCGVISSALYNRFSEVELPKFLSFFSGKRLVPIISSFVMMLVSFILMYIWPAVYSGLVSFGEGISKLGPLGAGIYGFFNRLLIPVGLHHALNSVFWFDVAGINDIPNFLGGAKSIAEGTAVIGKTGMYQAGFFPIMMFGLLGACLAFVKTAKPENRAKISSIMLAAGFASFFTGVTEPIEFAFMFVAPGLYLLHAVLTGISVFIAASMHWMAGFGFSAGFIDLVLSTRNPLAQGWYMLIIQGLVFFVIYYVVFKFAIEKFNLKTPGREDDDVSETKETVKVTSNTELATALLPLLGGKENIINIDNCTTRLRLEVIDSAVIKDKEIKKLVPGVLKPSKSAVQVIVGPEVEFVATELKKLV encoded by the coding sequence ATGTTTAGTTATCTTCAAAAAATAGGTAAAGCACTTATGGTGCCAGTTGCTGTTCTACCTGCGGCTGCAATATTGTTAGGTTTAGGATATTGGATCGACCCTGTAGGATGGGGTGGAGAAAGTGTACTAGCAGCTTTCTTTATTAAATCAGGAGGGGCAATAATTGATAATATGCCTATTCTGTTTGCTATCGGTGTAGCTTTTGGTATGTCTAAGGACAAAAACGGATCAGCAGCTCTTGCTGGATTAGTTTCTTTCTTAGTTGTAACTACTTTATTATCTCCAGGTGCAGTAGGAATGATTAAAGGAATTCCTGCAAATGAAGTACCTGCTGGATTCTCTAAGATAAACAACCAATTTACTGGTATTCTTTGCGGGGTTATATCTTCAGCACTTTATAATAGATTCAGTGAAGTAGAATTGCCTAAGTTCTTATCTTTCTTTAGTGGAAAAAGACTTGTTCCAATTATTTCATCATTTGTTATGATGTTGGTTTCTTTCATACTTATGTACATCTGGCCGGCAGTTTACTCTGGACTGGTATCATTTGGAGAAGGAATCAGTAAATTAGGACCACTTGGAGCAGGAATATATGGATTCTTTAACAGATTATTAATACCTGTTGGATTACACCATGCATTGAACTCAGTATTCTGGTTTGACGTTGCTGGTATCAATGATATCCCTAACTTCCTAGGTGGAGCAAAATCTATCGCTGAAGGAACTGCTGTAATAGGAAAAACTGGAATGTATCAAGCTGGATTCTTCCCTATTATGATGTTTGGATTATTAGGAGCTTGTCTTGCATTCGTAAAAACTGCTAAACCTGAAAACAGAGCAAAAATCTCTTCTATCATGTTAGCAGCTGGATTTGCAAGTTTCTTTACTGGAGTTACAGAACCTATCGAATTTGCATTCATGTTCGTTGCTCCTGGATTATATTTATTACATGCTGTATTAACTGGTATATCTGTATTCATTGCAGCTTCTATGCACTGGATGGCAGGATTTGGATTCTCAGCTGGATTTATAGATTTAGTTCTTTCAACAAGAAATCCACTGGCTCAAGGTTGGTATATGCTTATAATACAAGGACTTGTATTCTTCGTAATCTACTATGTAGTATTTAAGTTTGCTATTGAGAAATTCAATCTTAAAACTCCTGGTAGAGAAGATGATGATGTATCTGAAACTAAAGAGACAGTTAAAGTTACTTCTAATACAGAATTAGCTACTGCTTTACTACCTCTTTTAGGTGGAAAAGAAAACATAATCAACATTGATAACTGTACTACTAGATTAAGACTTGAAGTAATCGACAGTGCTGTAATAAAAGATAAAGAAATTAAAAAATTAGTTCCTGGTGTATTAAAACCAAGTAAGTCAGCTGTTCAAGTAATAGTTGGTCCTGAAGTTGAGTTTGTTGCAACAGAATTAAAAAAATTAGTATAA
- a CDS encoding energy transducer TonB, with translation MKRYFIIALLLHGMLFFKLSLPTVTKDLDTKENSLKQSVPVTFTQVSKAAPVAAAPPQPVAEPPKPKEIPKKEVKPETPKPVPKKTIPKKDIPKKETVKEPEAKEVKKVKKASETSESSASNTSTGDHNSSIPSMNSLLTANADGTYNAVSNHGIKYKITREITPTYPKQAENIRYRKKVIVKAKFLVDQSGNVKNISIIDSHSKLGFDQAVIDALGKWKFSPIVFNGKVISVYFQKEFVFEPKL, from the coding sequence ATGAAGAGATACTTTATTATAGCACTTCTGCTGCATGGAATGCTCTTTTTTAAATTGAGTCTTCCCACTGTTACAAAAGATTTAGATACCAAAGAAAATTCTTTGAAACAAAGTGTACCAGTTACTTTTACACAAGTGAGCAAGGCAGCTCCTGTAGCAGCAGCTCCACCTCAACCTGTTGCAGAACCTCCAAAACCAAAGGAGATTCCTAAGAAAGAGGTAAAACCTGAGACGCCTAAACCTGTTCCAAAGAAAACAATTCCTAAAAAGGATATACCTAAAAAAGAAACAGTAAAAGAACCAGAAGCAAAAGAAGTAAAAAAAGTAAAAAAAGCTTCTGAAACCTCAGAAAGTTCTGCTTCTAATACAAGTACTGGTGATCACAATTCTTCTATTCCTAGTATGAACAGCTTACTTACAGCTAATGCTGATGGTACTTACAATGCTGTTTCCAATCATGGAATAAAATACAAGATAACTAGAGAAATTACTCCTACATATCCTAAACAGGCTGAAAATATCAGATACAGGAAAAAAGTAATAGTAAAAGCTAAATTCCTTGTAGATCAGTCTGGTAATGTAAAAAATATATCTATTATTGATTCTCACAGTAAATTAGGATTCGATCAGGCTGTAATAGATGCTCTAGGAAAATGGAAGTTTTCACCTATTGTATTTAATGGGAAAGTTATCAGTGTGTATTTCCAGAAAGAGTTTGTTTTTGAACCAAAATTATAA
- a CDS encoding opine metallophore biosynthesis dehydrogenase — protein MLKNYFDNVLIAGSGPVGINLYINFNKGYAEKVGLKIRNSKNSELFLKNLKSNNNLIESTVSVNEINSISGKCLLENLYINSEELINEWDVLILCTPCDAYLSVLKDLNLKKLTRIKKIVLISPEFGSSLILKSFLKDDETIEFISFSNYFGASNFSDDNHCLVITNALKKNVYIGSTCENSLFVRKIADFLGEFKINSICCKNQLEAESKNITLFVHSPFLLNKVSLDQVFDIDKTKRFLYKLYPEGPITMTVIHKMVNLYQEILELYSAVNLPEFNLLKFLNDSYPVLENSISKNDIEDYLGFPQLKKEYLLYVRYASILIDPFSTPDEDGRYFDFSRVSYSRIYKDKENLWNIPRRPLEDYNKLNLIWHLTKLYRTRSDQIFELIKIYKDYYFNFMKTVGEKNIKESCKFTDRNYEAEIIYSSLK, from the coding sequence ATGTTAAAAAACTACTTTGATAATGTATTAATTGCAGGTTCTGGTCCAGTAGGAATCAACTTATATATAAATTTTAATAAAGGATATGCTGAAAAAGTAGGGTTAAAAATTAGGAATAGTAAAAATAGTGAATTATTTTTAAAAAATTTAAAAAGTAATAACAATCTTATAGAAAGTACTGTTTCAGTTAATGAAATTAATTCAATAAGTGGTAAATGCCTTTTAGAAAACTTGTATATAAATTCTGAAGAACTCATTAATGAATGGGATGTTCTGATTCTTTGTACTCCCTGTGATGCCTACCTTTCAGTATTGAAAGATTTAAACTTAAAAAAATTAACCCGAATAAAAAAAATAGTATTAATTTCTCCTGAATTTGGTTCAAGTCTAATATTAAAAAGCTTTCTTAAAGACGATGAAACAATTGAATTTATAAGTTTTTCAAATTACTTTGGAGCAAGTAATTTTTCTGATGATAATCATTGTTTAGTTATAACCAATGCTCTTAAAAAAAATGTATATATAGGAAGTACCTGTGAAAATAGTTTGTTTGTTAGAAAAATAGCAGATTTTCTTGGTGAATTTAAAATAAACAGCATCTGCTGTAAAAATCAGTTAGAAGCTGAATCAAAAAATATTACTTTATTTGTACATTCTCCATTTTTATTAAATAAAGTAAGTTTAGATCAAGTTTTTGATATTGATAAAACAAAGAGATTTTTGTATAAACTTTATCCTGAAGGACCAATAACTATGACTGTAATTCATAAAATGGTTAATCTCTATCAAGAAATATTAGAATTATATAGTGCAGTAAACCTTCCTGAATTTAATCTTTTAAAATTTTTAAATGATAGTTATCCTGTACTAGAAAATTCTATTTCAAAAAATGATATAGAAGATTATTTAGGATTTCCTCAATTAAAAAAAGAATATTTGCTGTATGTGAGATATGCTTCTATTCTCATTGATCCATTTTCTACTCCAGATGAAGATGGCAGATATTTTGATTTTTCCAGAGTCAGTTATTCAAGAATTTATAAAGATAAAGAAAATTTATGGAATATTCCAAGAAGACCTCTAGAAGATTATAATAAATTGAATCTAATCTGGCATCTTACTAAATTATATAGAACTAGATCAGATCAGATTTTTGAATTAATAAAAATTTATAAAGATTATTATTTTAATTTTATGAAAACAGTTGGTGAAAAAAATATTAAAGAAAGCTGTAAATTCACAGACAGAAATTATGAAGCTGAAATAATTTATTCATCTTTAAAATAA
- a CDS encoding ExbD/TolR family protein translates to MARYKKKRALLTPDLTPLIDVVFLLLIFFIVSTTFNKYGNIDIDLPTSTLASEETKDKNLEIIIDKDNRYFITLGDKKNVEITFEELDSYLNGVESVSVTGDKELKYQYIIDIITKVKQHGIENLGINFYE, encoded by the coding sequence ATGGCTAGATACAAAAAAAAGAGAGCACTTCTCACTCCTGATCTTACACCGCTTATAGATGTGGTATTTCTGCTTTTAATATTTTTCATAGTTTCTACGACTTTTAACAAATATGGTAATATTGATATCGATCTTCCAACTTCTACTTTAGCCAGTGAAGAGACTAAAGACAAGAATCTGGAAATTATTATTGATAAAGACAACAGATATTTCATTACTCTTGGGGATAAGAAAAATGTAGAAATAACTTTTGAGGAACTCGACAGTTATTTGAACGGAGTAGAAAGTGTCTCTGTAACTGGAGATAAAGAATTAAAATATCAATATATTATAGATATCATAACTAAAGTAAAACAACATGGCATAGAAAATTTAGGAATAAATTTTTATGAGTAA
- a CDS encoding flavodoxin family protein: MKALVTYSTKTGNTKKVAESIAKAIDNAEIKDIAEVSNLDYDLIIVGTWIDKGTADTKALNFIKTIKNKNTAFFFTLGAYPDSQHALDCVENITKLFTENDNKVLGHFLCQGAIDPKLIEMMQTKFGPEHPHGPNPERIKRWADASLHPDETDLNNAYTYFKDLIAKL, encoded by the coding sequence ATGAAAGCACTTGTTACTTATTCTACAAAAACTGGTAATACAAAAAAGGTTGCTGAATCTATTGCTAAAGCTATAGATAATGCTGAAATAAAAGATATTGCAGAAGTAAGCAATCTGGATTACGACTTGATTATTGTAGGAACTTGGATAGATAAAGGAACAGCAGATACGAAGGCTCTTAACTTTATAAAGACTATCAAAAACAAAAATACAGCCTTTTTCTTCACATTGGGAGCTTATCCTGATTCTCAACATGCTTTGGACTGTGTTGAAAACATAACAAAACTTTTCACTGAAAATGACAATAAAGTATTAGGACATTTCCTATGTCAAGGGGCTATTGATCCTAAACTTATAGAAATGATGCAGACTAAATTTGGACCTGAGCATCCTCATGGACCAAATCCTGAAAGAATAAAAAGATGGGCTGATGCAAGTCTTCATCCAGATGAAACTGATTTGAACAATGCATATACATATTTTAAAGACCTTATAGCAAAACTTTAA
- a CDS encoding MotA/TolQ/ExbB proton channel family protein has product MMYYFKVGGPLMWILFILSLISTTVIIERLFFFFKKEKTMNRNFRKEVILAVSNRDMCRIIEICDKERNSVGCTVKKFLCRCNICDTNLKDFHQFDQIIKEIEMDEISPLEKRLHILGIIAHVAPMLGLLGTVTGMIDAFKDLSKFGAGDPTIVADSISKALITTAAGLSIAIPALVVYNLLNKRIEEIEEEIDKITTNVINIVRG; this is encoded by the coding sequence ATGATGTACTATTTTAAAGTGGGAGGTCCACTGATGTGGATACTTTTCATACTATCTCTTATCTCTACCACTGTTATAATTGAAAGATTATTCTTTTTCTTTAAAAAAGAAAAAACTATGAACAGAAATTTTAGAAAAGAAGTAATACTAGCTGTTTCTAACAGAGATATGTGTAGAATAATTGAAATTTGTGATAAAGAGAGAAATTCTGTTGGATGTACAGTGAAAAAATTCCTTTGCAGATGCAATATATGTGATACTAATCTAAAAGATTTTCACCAGTTCGACCAGATAATAAAAGAAATTGAGATGGATGAAATAAGTCCTCTGGAAAAAAGACTTCATATCTTAGGAATAATAGCTCATGTGGCTCCTATGCTTGGACTTTTAGGAACTGTTACTGGAATGATTGATGCTTTTAAAGATCTTTCTAAATTTGGGGCAGGAGATCCTACTATTGTAGCTGACAGTATATCAAAAGCATTAATAACTACAGCAGCAGGGCTTTCTATCGCTATTCCAGCATTAGTGGTATACAATTTGTTAAATAAGAGAATCGAAGAAATTGAAGAGGAAATAGATAAAATAACAACTAATGTTATTAATATTGTGAGGGGATAA
- a CDS encoding TonB-dependent receptor family protein: protein MSKKSIGLIWAALAVAAYGQQEVDLGKSVVYSTTGFETEMRKTASNPSIVTAKEIEEKNYKTVDEILADIPSVNIVKQGKDSIIDLRGQGDKAKQNVQILVDGVQMNSLDTSMTATPINTISPDSIERIEVLPGGGSVLYGSGTSGGIVNIITKKGTGRKATVGFDHGQYGSNKTNVAVGESFGNFDVNLAYTKNNAKGYRDYDKSDSDYFQGDIRYRISDTQDIGFKYSRYEADETYPSMLTKEQVNEDRKQTGMYSGKLGKEIGTTDTDKDEYTLTYNNKFSENLDFNLTGFYQKTTMDTKMSSFAESAMMDVSVWQDGKFEDKKWGVKPKLRYSYGEGSNLIFGMDYINNKATRYSGTTTLMSGKTSLSETTNDLEKETISGYVMNNYVWGNFEFAQGIRYERANYDVGRKTIRSSGKNEGVSVTSDEDNFAYELSANYLYSDTGKTYIRYERGFTSPPPALLTNKVTQAGVAEYYLNDLKSEKYDNFEIGVSDYIGFTSFNASVFYTITKDEITNEMASGMPPAWINNYNLGKTERLGFELKAEQYLGKLTLSQSYAYINAKIKDGEKGVYDSNGNKTGAADLSGNRIANVPRNKFNIGANYRFTDNFNLGAEVVYVDDVYLNNQNLGGKTNSHTVANVRANYNFNFGLSLYAGINNLFNEKYYEDVDYSASTGYTYDPAAERNYYVGFRYSL from the coding sequence ATGAGCAAGAAATCAATAGGTTTAATCTGGGCGGCTCTAGCAGTTGCAGCATATGGACAACAGGAGGTAGACTTAGGGAAAAGTGTTGTTTATTCAACAACTGGATTTGAAACAGAAATGAGAAAAACAGCAAGCAACCCAAGTATAGTTACAGCTAAAGAAATTGAAGAGAAAAATTACAAGACAGTAGATGAAATATTAGCTGATATTCCTAGTGTTAACATTGTAAAACAAGGGAAAGATTCAATAATTGATTTGAGAGGACAAGGGGATAAAGCAAAGCAGAATGTACAGATACTTGTAGATGGAGTACAAATGAACTCTCTGGATACATCAATGACAGCTACTCCTATCAATACAATATCACCTGATAGTATTGAAAGAATAGAAGTACTTCCGGGAGGAGGTTCAGTTCTTTATGGAAGCGGAACTTCTGGGGGAATAGTAAACATCATTACTAAAAAAGGAACTGGAAGAAAAGCAACAGTAGGATTTGACCATGGACAATATGGAAGTAATAAAACTAATGTAGCTGTAGGAGAAAGCTTTGGAAACTTTGATGTAAATCTTGCATATACTAAAAATAATGCAAAAGGATATAGAGATTATGATAAATCTGATTCTGATTATTTCCAAGGAGATATCAGATACAGAATATCTGATACACAAGATATTGGATTTAAATATTCAAGATATGAAGCAGATGAAACTTATCCATCTATGCTGACTAAGGAACAAGTAAATGAAGATAGAAAACAAACTGGGATGTATTCAGGAAAATTAGGAAAAGAAATAGGGACAACAGATACAGATAAAGACGAATATACTTTAACTTATAATAATAAATTTTCCGAAAATTTAGATTTTAATTTAACTGGATTTTATCAAAAAACAACTATGGATACCAAAATGTCTTCATTTGCAGAAAGTGCAATGATGGATGTATCTGTATGGCAAGATGGGAAATTTGAAGATAAAAAATGGGGAGTTAAGCCTAAATTAAGATATTCATATGGAGAGGGAAGTAATCTTATTTTTGGAATGGATTATATAAATAATAAAGCAACAAGATATAGTGGAACAACAACTCTTATGAGTGGGAAGACTTCTTTAAGTGAAACAACTAATGATTTAGAAAAAGAAACTATTAGTGGATATGTAATGAATAATTATGTATGGGGAAATTTTGAATTTGCTCAAGGGATTAGATATGAAAGAGCTAACTATGATGTTGGTAGAAAAACAATAAGAAGTAGTGGAAAAAATGAAGGAGTTTCAGTAACAAGTGATGAAGATAATTTTGCTTATGAATTGTCTGCTAACTATCTTTATTCAGATACAGGGAAAACATATATCAGATATGAAAGAGGATTTACTTCTCCACCACCAGCTTTATTGACAAATAAGGTTACACAAGCTGGTGTTGCGGAATATTACTTGAATGATTTAAAATCTGAAAAATATGATAACTTTGAAATTGGAGTATCAGATTATATAGGATTTACAAGCTTTAATGCTTCTGTATTTTATACAATAACTAAAGATGAAATAACAAATGAAATGGCTTCTGGTATGCCGCCAGCATGGATAAATAACTACAACTTAGGAAAAACAGAAAGACTTGGATTTGAATTAAAAGCTGAACAATATCTTGGAAAATTAACTTTATCTCAATCTTATGCATATATTAATGCAAAAATTAAAGATGGAGAAAAAGGTGTGTATGATAGTAATGGAAATAAGACAGGGGCAGCAGATTTATCAGGTAACAGAATAGCTAATGTACCAAGAAATAAATTCAATATTGGAGCTAACTACAGATTTACTGATAACTTCAATTTAGGTGCAGAAGTAGTATATGTAGATGATGTATACTTAAATAACCAAAACTTGGGAGGAAAAACTAACTCTCATACTGTAGCTAATGTCAGAGCAAACTACAACTTTAACTTTGGTTTGAGTTTATATGCTGGAATCAACAACTTATTTAATGAAAAATATTATGAAGATGTAGATTATAGTGCAAGTACAGGATATACATATGACCCAGCAGCAGAAAGAAACTACTATGTAGGTTTCAGATATAGCCTATAA